Below is a window of Microthrixaceae bacterium DNA.
ACGATGCCGACCCCGGAGGGTCGGCATCGAGGCGACAGCTAGCTTGGAGGTTATCGCCCCCCACCGGGGCGGAGAGGGATGGTCAGGCGGTGCGGCGGGCCCGGTTGTTCAGCTTCTTGCGGAGCTGACGGCGCTCCTCCTCGGAGGTGCCGCCCCAGATGCCGGAGTCCTGGTTGGTGGCGATGGCGAACTCGAGGCAGGCTGCCTTGGAGTCGCACTGGTTGCATACGGCCTTGGCGTTGGCGATCTGCTCGATGGCGGGGCCGGTGGTGCCGACCGGGAAGAAGAGATCGGGGTCGGTGTCACGACAAGCCGCAGTGCGGCGCCATTCGTCGGACTCGATCGTGAGCGTCAAAAGGTGAGCGGAGCTCAGGGCCACGGTGCCTCCAAGGTTGGGTGTCACGATCCAGGCGGGTAGCTCGTGACTCGGTTCACATGCCGTTCCGACCGCTAAAGCGCAGGTGGGGGGTTCGGACGGCGACGACCACGGTACCGGCCGTTGCGTACTCCTGCAAGCACTTTTTTCACAAATCGTTCACCTCTTTGTCACCCTCCGGCTGTCACGGAGAGAAACCGCAGGTCACAGGCGGAGACCGGTGTGGGTCGTAGGTGACAAACTCGGTGTCATGGTGAAGGTGATCGCCCATCGAGGGGCCTCGGCTGCCGCCCGTGAGAACACGATCGAGGCTTTCCGCCTCGCCGCCGAGTTGGGTGCCGACTGGGTCGAGCTGGATGCCCGCAGGACCAGCGATGGCCACATCGTCGTCAACCACGACGCCGAGCTCCCCGATGGCCGGGTGATCTGCGAGCTGACCCGCAGCGACCTCCCGTCCTACATCTGTGAGCTGCACGAGGCGCTCGACGCCGCCGCGGGGCTGTCAGTGAACATCGAGATCAAGAACTTCCCGGGCGACGCCGACTTCGACGAGACCGAGACGGTGGCCCGCCAGGTGGTCGAGCTGGTCGGTCAGCGAGGCCAGCAGGCCGGGGTGCTCATCTCCTGCTTTCACCGGCCCACCATCGACCTCATCCGCGAACT
It encodes the following:
- a CDS encoding WhiB family transcriptional regulator gives rise to the protein MESDEWRRTAACRDTDPDLFFPVGTTGPAIEQIANAKAVCNQCDSKAACLEFAIATNQDSGIWGGTSEEERRQLRKKLNNRARRTA
- a CDS encoding glycerophosphodiester phosphodiesterase; amino-acid sequence: MVKVIAHRGASAAARENTIEAFRLAAELGADWVELDARRTSDGHIVVNHDAELPDGRVICELTRSDLPSYICELHEALDAAAGLSVNIEIKNFPGDADFDETETVARQVVELVGQRGQQAGVLISCFHRPTIDLIRELDPAIATAMLGYQPTDAGLNDGDWAGWMDAIASGGHRAAHLWYPVVDATVLNAAHAVGLEVNVWTVNDPADMAALIDAGVDGLCTDVPDVARAVLDELGL